In Cicer arietinum cultivar CDC Frontier isolate Library 1 chromosome 1, Cicar.CDCFrontier_v2.0, whole genome shotgun sequence, one DNA window encodes the following:
- the AFP-CA gene encoding defensin AFP precursor — MDKKSLAGLCFLFLVLFVAQEIAVSEAARCENLADTYRGPCFTTGSCDDHCKNKEHLVSGRCRDDFRCWCTRNC; from the exons ATGGACAAGAAATCACTAGCTGGCTTGTGCTTCCTCTTCCTCGTTCTCTTTGTTGCAC AAGAAATAGCGGTGAGTGAAGCAGCGAGGTGTGAGAATTTGGCTGATACATACAGGGGACCATGTTTCACAACTGGTAGCTGTGATGATCACTGTAAGAACAAAGAGCATTTAGTTAGCGGCAGATGCAGGGATGACTTTCGTTGTTGGTGCACTCGTAACTGCTAA
- the LOC101507447 gene encoding uncharacterized protein — translation MEVQQENLPIPETIVYTTTTPLSLTADDFPDSDNHDQCSVFRNVISLDTPQCDSVYSTAPDFFSLDVADEGEAEDPIPEPVTPAEPKTPALAPEPTLESGWFRGNCKFRSPMLQLHKEIVDFCEFLSPTPEEKAKRDTAIESVFAVIKHIWPHCQVEVFGSFRTGLYLPTSDIDVVILRSGLPNPQIGLNAISRALSQRSMAKKIQVIGKARVPIIKFVEKTSSLSFDISFDIENGPKAAEYIQEAVANCPPLRPLCLILKVFLQQRELNEVYSGGIGSYALLTMLMAVLRNVRQSQTSAEHNLGVLLVHFFDFYGRKLNTSDVGVSCNGAGTFFLKSSRGFYNKARPSLLGIWLNQTPDNDIGKNSFNYFQVRSAFLMAFTTLTNPKVILNLGPNRSILGTIIRPDPVLMERKGGSNGEMTFNSLLPGAGEPIQQQYGEQDMLCNWQLDFEEEPLPRGDSXXXXXXXXXXXXXKKRKSASKENGKPKENGDSRMVNNNENGSVTENGVHKKHKKKRVKQIRSESSS, via the exons ATGGAGGTTCAGCAAGAGAATCTGCCGATTCCGGAAACCATCGTCTACACCACTACCACTCCACTTTCACTCACCGCCGACGATTTCCCAGATTCTGACAACCACGATCAATGCTCCGTTTTTCGCAACGTAATTTCTCTCGACACACCCCAATGCGATTCCGTTTATTCCACCGCCCCTGATTTCTTCTCCCTCGATGTCGCTGACGAAGGCGAAGCCGAAGACCCCATCCCCGAGCCTGTCACGCCGGCTGAGCCGAAGACGCCAGCTCTTGCGCCTGAGCCGACGTTAGAGAGCGGTTGGTTTCGTGGGAATTGTAAATTCAGAAGCCCCATGCTTCAGCTCCATAAAG AGATAGTGGATTTTTGTGAATTTTTGTCACCTACTCCTGAAGAGAAAGCTAAACGTGACACGGCAATAGAATCTGTGTTTGCTGTTATAAAACATATATGGCCTCACTGCCAG GTTGAAGTTTTTGGGTCTTTCAGGACAGGGTTGTATCTTCCAACTAGTGATATCGAT GTTGTGATTTTGAGATCAGGCTTACCAAATCCGCAGATTGGTTTGAATGCAATTTCTAGAGCATTGTCTCAAAGGAGCATGGCTAAAAAGATACAG GTTATTGGAAAGGCTCGTGTGCCAATTATTAAATTCGTTGAAAAGACGAGCAGTCTTTCCTTCGATATAAG TTTTGACATAGAGAATGGACCCAAGGCTGCTGAGTATATTCag GAAGCAGTGGCTAATTGTCCACCACTACGGCCGTTGTGTTTGATATTGAAAGTATTTTTACAACAAAGAGAACTGAATGAG GTATATTCAGGTGGGATTGGTTCTTATGCTCTCCTTACCATGCTGATGGCAGTGTTACGG AATGTTCGTCAGAGCCAAACTTCTGCCGAGCACAACTTAGGGGTCCTTTTG GTACACTTTTTCGATTTTTATGGACGTAAATTGAATACCTCAGATGTTGGTGTGTCTTGTAATGGAGCAGGAACCTTCTTCCTAAAGAGTAGTAGAGG GTTTTACAACAAAGCACGACCCAGTCTTCTCGGCA TCTGGCTGAATCAGACTCCAGATAATGACATTGGGAAGAACTCCTTCAATTACTTCCAG GTTAGGTCGGCATTTTTAATGGCTTTCACAACTTTGACAAACCCCAAGGTCATCCTGAACTTAGGACCTAACAGGAGCATACTTGGCACTATAATTAGACCAGACCCTGTCTTGATGGAACGTAAAGGGGGGTCTAATGGCGAGATGACTTTTAATAGTTTGCTTCCTGGTGCTGGTGAGCCTATACAACAGCAGTATGGAGAGCAAGATATGTTATGCAATTGGCAGTTAGATTTTGAAGAAGAACCACTACCACGTGGAGATAGC NNNNNNNNNNNNNNNNNNNNNNNNNNNNNNNNNNNNNNNAAAAAGAGAAAATCTGCCTCTAAGGAGAATGGGAAGCCAAAGGAAAATGGGGATTCTCGGATGGTCAATAATAATGAGAATGGTTCTGTGACAGAAAATGGTGTACATAAGAAACATAAGAAAAAACGGGTTAAACAGATTAGGTCAGAGTCCAGCAGCTGA
- the LOC101512988 gene encoding uncharacterized protein, producing the protein MDPDVVEIPPPIHHHPSRFKKQKQTIVHDVIDIDDDDDVVSNDLVIIAEKVGKRDKGKTIEAVHEGYSDHRAMSGLEKFGSAGGIESSNGHPSISHNLINIDGPGSNLSFDDDDYLDMLSDDYADVDDYALLQAQFDNVDIPPGIEAPFTWLPEYDLGLKKTGNSTCNAKDNSKIEGSKMGSSSLQIKTDNVDQSSGTNLSQPAPNKKKSAASQCSGQRDSNHSSGSGLSKSRRFMKSFHSKMKSAFFGSKKHGSDVNADTIMVQRGGKTPYSRKFGIAKKATGSSSSSFHSNFIGQDGSLHPPVTINSYNTAIPTHAGLLTSHPSINPFSINNYNTANPTHYFDAPPEHVPRVLKSTRDGDDRATVNSPDLIITGETVNETLRKFRSFKHFDTVIDTSDHFFMNYNSSTKQNPKSWAKKIQEEWKILEKDLPDTIFVRVYESRMDLLRAVIIGAEGTPYHDGLFFFDIHFPSGYPNVPPLVHYHSRGLRLNPNLYACGKVCLSLLNTWSGGPNEKWTPGVSTILQVLVSIQGLILNAKPFFNEPGFANMSGSANGERKALQYNEDTFLLSLNTMMYTIRKPRKHFEDLVVGHFYSRAHDILVACKAYMEGAQVGCLVKGGVQDVDEGDKSCSNKFKSGLVGYVNPLVKEFERIGVKGCEKFISLPATTT; encoded by the exons ATGGACCCTGACGTTGTTGAGATTCCTCCTCCAATTCACCATCACCCTTCCAGATTCAAAAAACAGAAACAG ACCATTGTGCATGATGTGATTGACATTGATGACGACGACGACGTCGTTTCTAATGATTTAGTGATAATTGCTGAAAAAGTTGGTAAACGTGACAAGGGGAAGACAATTGAAGCCGTTCATGAGGGTTATAGTGATCATCGAGCTATG TCTGGCTTGGAAAAATTTGGATCAGCTGGCGGGATTGAGTCTTCTAATGGCCACCCTTCAATATCACATAATTTAATCAACATTGATGGCCCTGGTTCTAATCTTTCATTTGATGACGATGACTACCTTGATATGTTGTCAGATGATTATGCGGATGTAGACGATTATGCTTTATTACAGGCACAGTTTGATAATGTGGATATACCTCCCGGAATCGAAGCACCTTTTACATGGTTGCCAGAATATGACCTAGGTTTGAAGAAGACCGGAAATAGTACATGCAATGCTAAAGATAACTCTAAAATCGAAGGATCTAAAATGGGTAGTTCTAGTTTGCAAATCAAAACGGATAATGTCGATCAATCTTCTGGAACAAACTTGTCTCAACCTGCCCCTAATAAGAAGAAATCAGCTGCATCACAGTGCAGTGGGCAGCGTGACTCAAATCATTCATCAGGGTCAGGGTTGTCTAAGTCTCGGAGGTTTATGAAATCATTCCACAGTAAAATGAAATCTGctttttttggttcaaaaaaaCACGGTTCGGATGTCAATGCAGATACCATTATGGTACAACGTGGCGGTAAGACGCCGTATTCCCGGAAATTTGGAATTGCTAAGAAGGCAACTGGTAGTAGCAGTAGTTCGTTCCATTCAAATTTCATTGGACAGGATGGATCATTGCATCCTCCGGTAACTATTAATAGTTATAATACTGCGATTCCAACTCATGCTGGGTTGTTGACTAGTCATCCTAGTATTAACCCATTttctattaataattataacactGCTAATCCAACTCATTATTTTGATGCTCCTCCTGAGCACGTCCCTCGGGTTCTCAAATCCACCAGAGATGGAGATGACAGAGCAACTGTGAATTCCCCAGATTTGATCATCACTGGTGAAACCGTAAATGAAACTCTGAGAAAATTTCGAAGTTTTAAGCATTTTGACACCGTCATCGACACTTCGGACCATTTCTTTATGAATTATAATTCCTCCACGAAGCag AATCCAAAGAGTTGGGCTAAGAAAATCCAAGAAGAGTGGAAGATTTTGGAGAAGGATTTGCCAG ATACAATATTTGTGAGAGTCTATGAATCAAGGATGGATCTCTTGAGGGCAGTGATTATTGGAGCAGAAGGGACTCCTTATCACGATGGTCTTTTCTTTTTCGATATCCACTTTCCAAGTGGCTATCCCAATGTACCCCCG CTAGTCCACTACCACTCTAGAGGTCTTCGTCTCAATCCGAATTTGTATGCGTGCGGTAAAGTATGCCTCAGTTTACTTAACACCTGGTCTGGCGGCCCAAATGAGAAATGGACTCCTGGTGTTTCGACAATTCTACAAGTTCTCGTTTCAATACAAGGTCTAATCTTGAATGCAAAGCCTTTCTTCAATGAACCTGGATTTGCAAATATGAGTGGCTCGGCAAATGGCGAAAGGAAAGCCCTGCAGTATAATGAGGATACATTCCTTCTATCATTGAACACAATGATGTATACTATAAGAAAGCCTCGAAAG CATTTTGAGGACTTAGTTGTGGGGCATTTCTACAGCAGAGCACATGATATTCTGGTGGCATGTAAAGCATACATGGAAGGTGCTCAAGTTGGTTGTTTGGTGAAAGGGGGAGTTCAAGATGTTGATGAGGGTGACAAAAGCTGCTCCAATAAATTTAAATCTGGTTTAGTTGGATATGTGAATCCTCTTGTCAAAGAGTTTGAAAGAATTGGGGTTAAGGGCTGTGAGAAATTCATCTCGCTGCCAGCTACTACTACATGA
- the LOC101511704 gene encoding uncharacterized protein — MSRDVNGNGVPPKNATSSEKDDDEAPSKRHSRKTREDSDVDSETDRKHSSSRRKSRDSSDSDGDKRRRRKRKSRRRYSSDSDSESDSGSGSDSEDNESERSGSDSKYSDSESGTESEEERKERKRKEKKRRREREEEKKRRREKEKKRRKKEKEEERRKKEKRKMKKKEKKERGKKGAVTNLWGKYGIIRETDMWTKRPEFTAWLAEVKQVNMEHLSNWEEKQMFKEFMEDHNTATFPSKKYYSLDAYYRRQMEKEMKKGIKKVQAKERTVFNDEEQRRQELLQAREKHKEEQVIALKRSMESGMAQAMKEQAQLREEMAYQYKLGNFEAAAAIQRRLDPDAAV; from the exons ATGTCGAGAGATGTTAATGGAAATGGCGTTCCGCCGAAAAACGCCACGAGCTCGGAGAAAGACGACGACGAAGCTCCTTCAAAAAGACACTCAAGGAAAACGCGAGAAGATTCCGACGTAGATTCAGAAACCGATAGAAAGCATAGCAGTTCGAGGAGGAAATCTCGAGATAGCTCAGATTCCGACGGTGATAAACGACGCAGGAGAAAAAGGAAGTCGCGTAGGAGATATAGCAGCGATTCTGATTCGGAATCGGATTCTGGTTCAGGTTCGGATTCAGAGGACAACGAGTCTGAACGGTCTGGTTCGGATTCAAAGTATTCGGACTCGGAATCGGGGACGGAGAGCGAGGAGGAGAGGAAGGAAAGGAAGAGGAAGGAGAAGAAAAGGAGAAGAGAGAGGGAGGAAGAGAAGAAGAGgaggagagagaaagagaagaagaggaggaagaaggagaaagaagaagagagaaggaagaaagaaaaacgaaaaatgaagaaaaaggaGAAGAAGGAGAGAGGGAAGAAAGGAGCCGTGACTAATTTATGGGGAAAATATGGTATTATAAGAGAAACTGATATGTG GACCAAACGGCCAGAGTTCACTGCTTGGTTGGCAGAAGTGAAGCAG GTGAATATGGAGCATCTGTCGAATTGGGAAGAAAAACAAATGTTCAAAGA ATTTATGGAGGATCACAACACAGCTACATTCCCTTCCAAAAA GTATTACAGTCTTGATGCTTACTACAGGCGTCAAAtggaaaaagagatgaaaaaggGTATTAAGAAGGTTCAAGCAAAAGAACGAACTGTTTTCAATGATGAAGAACAGCGCAG ACAAGAATTGCTGCAAGCACGTGAAAAACATAAGGAAGAGCAAGTGATAGCTTTGAAGCGCTCAATGGAAAGTGGAATG GCACAAGCAATGAAAGAGCAAGCTCAACTCAGGGAGGAGATGGCTTACCAGTACAAGCTTGGAAACTTTGAG GCTGCTGCTGCAATCCAGAGAAGGTTGGACCCTGATGCTGCAGTGTAG
- the LOC101512346 gene encoding uncharacterized protein translates to MATVQLQSFSLIRSPEPPPPSRRTTVRLPHYTGLKLRPFAATRLRSQSASRLVRRGGSVVCEARDTAVEVVSIIDANWQSLVLESDVPVLVEFWAPWCGPCRMIHPIIDELAKEYAGKLKCYKVNTEESPTTAARYGIRSIPTVVFFKNGEKKEAIIGAVPKATLTSSIEKFL, encoded by the exons ATGGCTACCGTGCAACTCCAATCCTTTTCCCTCATTCGCTCTCCCGAACCCCCCCCCCCCTCCCGCCGTACCACTGTCAGGTTACCTCACTACACCGGCCTCAAGCTCCGACCCTTCGCCGCCACTCGTTTACGGAGTCAATCCGCCTCTAGACTCGTTCGTCGCGGCGGTAGCGTCGTCTGTGAGGCTCGAGATACTGCCGTTGAAG TGGTTTCTATTATTGATGCAAATTGGCAATCCCTTGTCCTCGAATCTGATGTTCCTGTGTTGGTCGAATTCTGGGCTCCATGGTGTGGTCCTTGCCGTATGATTCATCCCATAATTGACGAGTTGGCAAAGGAATATGCGGGTAAGCTCAAGTGTTACAAAGTCAATACCGAGGAGAGTCCTACAACTGCTGCTCGGTATGGTATTCGAAGTATTCCAACTGTCGTTTTCTTCAAGAATggtgaaaagaaagaagcaatTATCGGTGCTGTGCCCAAGGCAACATTGACCTCAAGTATAGAAAAATTCCTGTGA
- the LOC101512675 gene encoding uncharacterized protein, with amino-acid sequence MFQIPLTRNFSYKPSYRTQQHHYRTRYVTFKVEGFWSESSGKVCMVGTGIGYSKKGDSPNFDVVFKLNNVFNSNNSITSLISGSLMSLSSEKDESHYFEPISLMMFPKANYSYTLLDSKEAENEFTFGSDDSQKGLSLNSDVMNFCSYPLSRAIRRLQLEFTHECNSSKNCSPISGSSSQLPYMMSLKGVECSHDNKHRLRVMMRFSNVSDYWIDKGFNPKTMLVGEGWWNEKKNALFVVACHFIDMTHVGDCSIRLRLSFPSIWSINNTDSIVGQIWSNKNSNDQDYFKTIRFRNFEDDQVGYRASKYEYSQLERVEKSCPTHKPVKNKGRRFPYVYSYDMRFDMLVRESNRRVAWGYSSPLSVGDQVYELDSMSNFTAEPPSPSVIVDDGTSLFNISYKIAIYANSTLDERNSVFNLSSYRVKISAEGVYDARTGFLCMIGCRDLPLNIGTPIAGSVDCEILVKFQFPSLDTKGGSYIKGSIESTRKKSDPLYFKSLELSSAAIYSETAKKAVWRMDMEIIMVLISTTLTCFFVGLQLYHVKKHPNVLPFISIIMMSILTLNHMIPLVLNFEALLAQNPNNKNFVFGYVGWLEVNEITVRLITMVAFLLQFRLLQLTWSSRKTNESEKRLWIAERKATYVTFPLYAAGLLIALLLKLKKDGYTVTSVYHQHDSSWESIKSYGGLVLDGFLLPQVILNLVSNMKENVLSCSFYFGTTFVRLLPHAYDLYRTRNYARLSDGSYFYADPNADFYSTTWDIVIPLGGILFAIIIYLQQRFGANFVLPHRFRGSKVYEKVSMVTESEAEI; translated from the exons ATGTTCCAAATCCCTTTAACAA GGAACTTTAGCTATAAACCAAGTTATAGGACTCAACAACATCATTACCGTACAAGGTATGTGACTTTTAAGGTTGAAGGTTTTTGGTCTGAATCTTCAGGAAAAGTTTGCATGGTTGGAACAGGAATTGGTTATTCTAAAAAAGGTGATTCTCCTAATTTTGATGTTGTTTTTAAGCTTAACAATGTTTTCAATTCAAATAATAGTATTACCAGTTTGATTAGTGGAAGCTTAATGAGTTTGAGTTCTGAAAAAGATGAGAGTCATTACTTTGAACCTATTTCCTTAATGATGTTTCCAAAAGCAAATTATAGTTATACTTTGTTGGATTCCAAAGAAGCTGAAAATGAGTTCACTTTTGGTAGTGATGATTCTCAAAAGGGTTTATCATTAAATTCAGATGTAATGAATTTTTGTTCATATCCTCTATCAAGGGCTATTAGAAGACTCCAATTAGAATTCACTCATGAGTGCAATTCTTCAAAGAATTGTAGTCCTATTAGTGGAAGTTCTAGTCAATTACCATATATGATGTCTTTGAAAGGTGTTGAATGTTCACATGACAATAAGCATAGGTTGAGGGTTATGATGAGGTTTTCAAATGTAAGTGATTATTGGATTGACAAAGGTTTCAATCCAAAAACTATGTTGGTAGGTGAAGGTTGGTGGAATGAGAAGAAAAATGCATTGTTTGTAGTTGCTTGTCATTTCATTGACATGACTCATGTTGGTGATTGTTCAATTAGATTGAGATTGAGTTTCCCTTCAATTTGGTCAATCAATAATACTGATAGCATAGTTGGACAAATTTGGAGCAACAAGAATTCTAATGATCAAGACTACTTCAAGACAATAAGATTCAGAAATTTCGAGGATGATCAGGTCGGATATCGAGCCTCGAAGTATGAGTATAGTCAGCTTGAAAGAGTTGAGAAATCATGTCCAACACACAAGCCTGTCAAGAACAAAGGGAGAAGATTTCCTTATGTGTATTCTTATGATATGAGATTCGATATGTTGGTTCGAGAATCGAATAGGAGAGTAGCATGGGGTTATTCGTCTCCTTTATCGGTTGGTGATCAGGTCTATGAACTTGATTCTATGTCAAACTTCACAGCAGAACCTCCTAGTCCTTCGGTAATCGTCGACGATGGTACTAGCTTGTTTAACATCAGTTACAAAATTGCCATCTATGCTAATTCAACCTTAGATGAAAGGAATTCAGTGTTTAATCTGTCCTCTTACAGAGTAAAAATTTCTGCAGAAGGAGTTTATGATGCTAGAACAGGATTCTTGTGTATGATAGGCTGCCGTGATCTTCCCTTGAACATTGGAACACCAATAGCTGGCTCTGTGGATTGTGAGATTCTTGTGAAGTTTCAGTTTCCATCATTAGATACAAAAGGTGGAAGCTACATTAAAGGAAGTATCGAAAGCACGCGCAAAAAATCAGATCCTCTTTACTTCAAAAGTTTAGAGCTATCTTCGGCAGCAATTTACTCAGAAACTGCTAAAAAAGCTGTTTGGAGAATGGATATGGAGATTATCATGGTTCTAATATCTACAACTCTAACATGTTTTTTTGTTGGATTGCAACTGTACCATGTGAAAAAACACCCTAATGTGCTTCCTTTCATCTCAATTATCATGATGTCAATTCTCACATTGAATCACATGATACCACTTGTTCTCAATTTTGAAGCACTTCTTGCTCAAAATCCTAACAACAAAAACTTTGTGTTTGGATATGTTGGATGGCTTGAAGTTAATGAAATAACTGTTAGGCTAATCACCATGGTAGCTTTCTTGTTGCAATTCCGTCTCCTTCAACTAACTTGGTCATCAAGAAAGACTAACGAAAGCGAGAAGAGACTCTGGATTGCTGAGAGAAAGGCTACCTATGTGACTTTCCCGTTGTATGCAGCCGGACTTTTGATTGCATTGCTGTTGAAGTTGAAAAAGGATGGATATACTGTTACTTCAGTTTACCATCAACATGATTCATCTTGGGAAAGCATAAAGTCTTATGGTGGTTTGGTATTGGATGGCTTTCTTTTGCCACAAGTAATCctaaatttggtttcaaatatgAAGGAGAATGTTCTTTCATGTTCATTTTACTTTGGAACTACTTTTGTGAGACTCTTACCACACGCCTATGATCTTTACCGGACTCGTAATTACGCTCGTCTCAGCGATGGATCGTATTTCTATGCTGATCCGAATGCAGATTTTTACTCAACTACTTGGGATATTGTCATTCCTTTGGGGGGTATTCTGTTTGCTATCATCATCTACTTGCAGCAAAGGTTTGGTGCTAACTTTGTTCTGCCTCATAGATTTAGAGGGTCAAAGGTATATGAAAAGGTGTCTATGGTGACTGAATCAGAAGCAGAAATATAG